In the genome of Xanthobacteraceae bacterium, one region contains:
- a CDS encoding SDR family oxidoreductase: MKSEKSRVLVTGGAGFVGSHLCERLLAQGHEVLCADNFYTASRSTVAFLTENERFELLRHDVCHPLFAEVDRIYNLACPASPVHYQSDPIQTMKTSVLGALNMLGLAKRTGAKILQASTSEIYGDPMIHPQTEDYWGNVNPIGERSCYDEGKRAAETLFFDYHRMHKLRIKVARIFNTYGPNMHPNDGRVVSNFIVQALTNKDITVYGNGGQTRSFCYVDDLVEGLMRLMESGDHVTGPVNLGNPGEFTIRQLAELVVEITGSSSKIVHRPLPSDDPKQRRPDISKAHELLGGWRPMVPLREGLVKTAAYFEELLRSEREPVTV, from the coding sequence ATGAAGTCCGAAAAGAGCAGGGTATTGGTGACCGGCGGTGCCGGGTTTGTCGGTTCTCATCTCTGCGAAAGGCTGCTGGCCCAGGGCCACGAAGTTCTTTGCGCCGACAACTTCTATACCGCTTCGCGTTCGACCGTCGCTTTCCTGACTGAGAACGAGCGCTTCGAGCTGCTCCGCCACGACGTTTGCCACCCGCTCTTTGCGGAAGTGGACAGGATCTACAATCTCGCCTGTCCCGCGTCGCCGGTGCATTACCAGTCCGACCCGATCCAGACCATGAAGACCAGCGTGCTCGGCGCGCTGAACATGCTCGGCCTTGCCAAGCGCACCGGCGCAAAAATCCTGCAAGCCTCGACCTCGGAAATCTACGGCGATCCGATGATCCATCCGCAGACGGAGGATTACTGGGGCAACGTGAACCCGATCGGCGAACGTTCCTGCTACGACGAGGGCAAGCGCGCCGCCGAGACCCTGTTCTTCGACTATCACCGGATGCACAAGCTGCGCATCAAGGTGGCGCGCATCTTCAATACCTACGGTCCCAACATGCACCCGAACGACGGGCGCGTGGTTTCCAACTTCATCGTGCAGGCGCTGACCAACAAGGACATCACCGTCTACGGCAACGGCGGGCAGACCCGCTCGTTCTGCTATGTGGACGATCTGGTCGAAGGCCTGATGCGCCTGATGGAAAGCGGCGACCATGTCACCGGCCCGGTCAACCTCGGCAACCCCGGCGAGTTCACGATCCGTCAGCTTGCCGAACTGGTCGTGGAAATCACCGGCTCCAGCTCCAAGATCGTCCACCGGCCGTTGCCCTCTGACGATCCGAAACAGCGCCGCCCTGACATCAGCAAGGCCCACGAGTTGCTCGGTGGCTGGCGGCCGATGGTGCCGCTGCGCGAAGGGCTGGTGAAAACCGCGGCCTACTTCGAGGAACTGCTGCGCAGCGAGCGCGAGCCGGTTACCGTCTGA
- a CDS encoding NAD-dependent epimerase/dehydratase family protein, whose translation MRVLVTGGAGFIGTHLARRLLADGHEVLVVDNESNGSPDGLPKEVWYRKGDVTKPEEIEPAFAKGLDAVCHIAGQVSIIRAFDNPVGDLRTNTEGTLQVVSLCVKHKVPRLVYASSMTLYGNVAAVPTPESEPCLPDSYYGITKFAAERYVHSTAGRPDLDFDFSVTSLRMFSVFGPGQSFSNPYQGVLGIFSGNVLRGEPISIYGDGEQTRDFIYIGDIVDGWARALTTPGAKDKIINLGSGRPTSINQLAEYVTGAFGYKPGEYPIKRMPGRPGEQRKVQADSRLAKQVLGWEPRYSFEQGLAETVKWAKAEFASNPGADSLKARK comes from the coding sequence ATGAGGGTACTCGTTACCGGCGGCGCGGGGTTTATCGGCACGCATCTCGCGAGGCGGCTGCTCGCGGACGGCCATGAGGTGCTGGTGGTCGATAACGAGTCGAACGGCTCGCCGGACGGGCTTCCTAAAGAAGTCTGGTATCGCAAGGGCGATGTCACGAAGCCGGAGGAAATCGAACCGGCCTTCGCGAAGGGGCTCGATGCGGTTTGCCATATCGCCGGACAGGTTTCGATCATCCGCGCCTTCGACAATCCGGTCGGCGATCTGCGCACGAATACGGAAGGCACGTTGCAGGTCGTGAGTTTGTGCGTGAAGCACAAGGTGCCGCGCCTGGTCTATGCGAGTTCGATGACGCTCTACGGCAATGTCGCCGCCGTGCCGACGCCGGAAAGCGAGCCGTGCCTGCCGGATTCCTATTACGGCATCACCAAGTTCGCGGCGGAGCGCTACGTCCATTCGACGGCCGGGCGTCCCGATCTCGATTTCGATTTCTCGGTGACGTCGCTGCGCATGTTCAGCGTGTTCGGGCCGGGACAATCGTTCAGCAATCCCTATCAGGGCGTACTCGGCATCTTCTCCGGCAACGTGCTGCGCGGCGAACCGATTTCCATTTATGGCGACGGTGAACAGACCCGCGACTTCATTTACATCGGCGACATCGTCGACGGCTGGGCGCGCGCACTCACCACGCCCGGCGCGAAAGATAAAATCATAAACCTGGGCAGCGGCCGCCCAACCTCGATCAATCAGCTTGCCGAATACGTCACCGGTGCATTCGGCTACAAGCCGGGCGAGTATCCGATCAAACGCATGCCCGGCCGCCCCGGCGAACAGCGTAAGGTGCAAGCCGACAGCAGGCTGGCGAAGCAGGTTCTCGGGTGGGAGCCGCGCTATTCGTTCGAGCAAGGTCTCGCGGAAACCGTAAAGTGGGCGAAGGCCGAGTTCGCCTCCAACCCCGGCGCGGATTCTCTGAAGGCACGGAAATGA
- a CDS encoding GDP-mannose 4,6-dehydratase produces the protein MTSKRVLITGGAGFVGCNAARYFGQRNWDVTVLDNLSRKGADQNLEWLKDETAFAFANVDVRDTAAVDKVVSESRYDAVIHLAAQVAVTTSVIEPRMDFAVNALGTFNMLDAVRRFSPEAVFLFASTNKVYGKIAGATTELRGNRYAYTNRPHGIGESEPLDFLSPYGCSKGAADQYVLDFARIYKIPAASFRQSCIYGPRQFGVEDQGWVAWFAIASLLGRNITIYGDGKQVRDVLHVDDLVMAYEAAIRAPDRIAGQAFNVGGGPDRIMSLLDLIALLEERLKKKIPLRWDAWRPGDQEVYISDVRKLAQALDWKPEIDPAKGVGALIDWVAQNRDAF, from the coding sequence ATGACCAGTAAGCGCGTACTCATCACCGGCGGGGCCGGGTTCGTCGGTTGCAATGCCGCCCGCTACTTCGGACAGCGGAACTGGGACGTAACGGTCCTCGACAACCTTTCCCGCAAGGGCGCCGACCAGAATCTGGAATGGCTCAAGGATGAGACCGCCTTCGCCTTTGCCAATGTCGATGTGCGGGACACCGCTGCCGTCGATAAAGTGGTTTCCGAAAGCCGCTACGATGCCGTGATCCATCTGGCGGCGCAGGTCGCGGTAACGACCTCGGTGATCGAGCCGCGCATGGATTTTGCTGTGAATGCGCTCGGCACCTTCAACATGCTGGATGCCGTGCGCCGCTTCTCGCCGGAGGCCGTTTTCCTGTTTGCCTCGACCAACAAGGTTTACGGCAAAATCGCAGGGGCCACGACCGAACTGCGCGGCAACCGCTACGCCTACACCAATCGGCCGCACGGCATCGGGGAGAGCGAACCGCTCGATTTCCTGTCGCCCTATGGCTGCTCCAAGGGCGCGGCTGACCAGTACGTCCTCGACTTCGCGCGCATCTACAAGATCCCGGCGGCTTCGTTCCGGCAGTCCTGCATCTACGGGCCGCGCCAGTTCGGCGTGGAAGATCAGGGCTGGGTCGCCTGGTTCGCCATTGCCTCGTTGTTGGGCCGTAACATTACGATCTATGGCGACGGCAAACAGGTCCGCGATGTCCTCCATGTGGACGATCTGGTCATGGCCTATGAAGCCGCGATCCGCGCGCCGGACCGCATTGCGGGGCAGGCGTTCAATGTCGGCGGCGGGCCGGACCGCATCATGTCCTTGCTCGACCTGATCGCGCTGCTGGAGGAACGTCTGAAGAAGAAAATCCCGCTTCGTTGGGATGCCTGGCGGCCCGGCGATCAGGAGGTCTATATCAGCGACGTTCGGAAGCTCGCACAGGCACTGGACTGGAAGCCGGAAATCGACCCGGCTAAGGGCGTCGGTGCGCTGATTGATTGGGTCGCCCAAAATCGCGACGCCTTCTAG